The Blastopirellula sediminis sequence GCTCCCCCGTTTCGCGCGACGAGCGAGGCGCTGGAAAGTGGGGAGGAGGCTCCATGAACGCCGATTCGCAGCCAGAAGAACGAACGATCGAAGTCAAAGCGATCTCTCGCGTCGAAGGTGAGGGGAAGCTCTATGTAAAGCTGCAAGGCGAGTCGATCGAGCAGGTTCAACTGAGCATTTACGAACCTCCCCGCTTCTTCGAGAGCTTTTTGCGGGGACGTCAGGTACACGAAGTTCCGGACATTACCGCCCGGATCTGCGGCATCTGTCCGGTCGCCTACCAGATGAGCAGCTGCCATGCGCTGGAGAAGGCGCTGGGGATCGCGATTTCGCCCGAGATTCGCCTGCTGCGGCGGCTACTCTATTGCGGCGAATGGATCGAGAGTCACTGTCTGCACATTTACCTGCTGCACGCGCCCGACTTTCTCGGCTACGAAAGCGGCATCTCAATGGCGGTCGATCATCGCGAAGCAGTCGAGCGGGGACTGGCGATGAAGAAGATCGGCAATCAGCTGGTCGAAATCCTCGGCGGACGGGCCGTTCATCCGATCAATGTGACGGTCGGAGGCTTTTATCGGGCGCCAAGCGTACGCGATCTGAAAGCGTTGCTGCCGCGGCTTGAGTGGGGACTGGAAGCGGCGCTCGAGACGGTTCGTTGGGTGAGCCGGTTTGAGTTTCCCGATTTTCCGGTTCCTTATGAACTTGTTTCGCTGAAGCACCCGGACGAATACCCGCTGAGTGACGGAAACGTTTTTTCCTCTGCTGGACTCGACGTGCCGGTGGAAGAATACGAAACGCATTTTCAAGAGACGCAACTGCCGCATAGCACGGCGCTCTATAGTGCCCGAACCCCGGGAGATGCGTTCTATCTGGCGGGTCCGCTCGCGCGGCTGAACAACTGTTACGAGCAACTGTTACCGACAAGCAAACGCGCGCTGGAGGAAAGCGGCCTCCGTTTTCCGCTCACCAATAACTTCCACAGCATTGTTGCTCGCGCGGTGGAAGTCGTCTTCGCCTTTGAAGAGGCGATCCGGATCGTGCACAGCTATCAGGCGGAACTGACCCCTTCCCGAATTCCCTACGAAATTCGACAAGGCGAAGGTTGTCACGCTACCGAGGCGCCGCGCGGGTTGCTTTACCATCGCTATCGAATCGGCGAAGACCCGCTGATTGCGGAGGCGAAGATCGTTCCCCCGACCGCGCAAAACCAAGGACAGATCGAGGCCGATCTGCGCGAGTATCTGCGGCAACTGTTGTCGCTCGACGATGCGGCGATCGCGCAGAAGTCGGAGCATATGATCCGCAATTATGACCCCTGCATCAGTTGCGCGACCCACTTTTTGCAGTTAACCGTCGATCGCGGCCAAGATCCCGCTTCGCCAAAATCGGAATGAAGGCGCTGAACGATGTCGACCGAAATCATCCTCGAAAAAGATATCCGCACCCTTCGCCGGGAATCGGCCGCCGCGTTCCAGCAGCGGATGGAGCGGCAGGGAACGTTCGTCGTGCGGTTGCTCTCTTCGCCCGGTTCGGGCAAGACGACTCTCTTAGAGCAAACGGCGCGGCGTCTTGGCGACGAGTATCGCGTCGGCGTGCTGGTAGGCGATATCGCGACGGAGCGCGACGCCGAGCGTCTCGCGCCCCTGGCCGCGACGGCCCAGATCACTACCGGCGGCGCATGCCATCTGGAGCTGCCGCTGGTCGAAAAGATTTTGCCGCAGTTGGGGGAGGAAGCGTTCGACTTTCTGTTTATCGAGGACGTCGGCAATCTGGTCTGCCCCGCTTCGCATGACCTGGGAGAACATTTTCGGGTGCTGGTCCTCAGCACGACCGAAGGGGACGATAAGCCGGGGAAATATCCGAAGGCGTTTCGTACCAGCCAGGCGGTCGTGATCAACAAGATCGACTTGTTGCCCTACGTTCCGTTTTCGGTCGAGCAGGCCATCGCCGACGCGAAGGACGTGCAAGGAGAGCTCGTCTTCTTTCCGGTCTGCGCGCTGCGTGGTGAAGGTGTCGACGCATGGTGCGACTCGCTCGTCGAACGACGGAGACAGATGCTGACGAAAAACGGTGGGAAGGAGTAACCCGGTTTGTCTGCGATCACCGACAATGCGAAGGTGGAGACGGCAGCGCAGGTCGCGCTCCGCATTTCGCTGGCGGGACGCTTGCAAGGGATTGGCGTCCGGCCGGCAATTTATCGCTTGGCGATGGAACTTGGAGTTGGGGGTCAGGTGCGGAATTGCCCGCACGGCGTGGAGCTGGATGTCGCAGGAAGTCAGGCGCAAGTCGCCGAGTTTCGACGTAGACTGCGTTCTTGCTTGCCAGGGGAAGCCAACGTTACCAGAGAATCTTACGCAGACGCTCCCCTCGCTCGCTTTTCGGAGTTCTCGATCCTTCAAGACGACTCCTCTGCTGCGATCGTCACGTCGGTTCCGGTCGACGTCGCGGTCTGTGCAGACTGTCTGGCGGAAGTGCGACGTCCGGGCGATCGCCGTTACCGTTACCTGTTCAACAGCTGCGTGAAATGTGGGCCGCGCTATTCGATCATTCGGCGGATGCCGTTCGAGCGAGACTCGACGGCGATGGCGGAGTTTCCCCTTTGCGACGAGTGCCGACAGGAATATAGCGACGTAGAAGATCGCCGCTTTCATGCGCAGACGATCTCTTGTCCGAAATGCGGTCCGCGGATCTGGAGCGTATCGCAGGCAGGCGAGATCGAGCGTGACCAGGAGGCAGCGCTGGAAGCAGCGGCCGCGGCGCTGCTCGGCGGTGAGATTGTCGCCTTGAAGGGGCTCGGCGGGTATCAGTTGCTTGTCGATGCGACCAGTGACCCAGCGGTCGAGCGATTGCGGCAAAGGAAAGGTCGCGCCAGCAAACCGCTGGCCGTCATGGTACGAACCGAAGCGGACGCCGCGCGAATGGCGGTGATGAACTCGGTCGAGCGTCACGCTTTGACTTCCTCGGCTAACCCGATTGTGTTGCTGGTGGCGAAGCGGGGAGCTACCGTCGCTCGGTCGGTGTTTCCGGGGCTCAATACGATCGGCCTGTTCCTTCCGACCACGCCGCTGCATGATTTGCTATTAGAACGAGTCGGCCGCCCGCTGGTTTGTACCAGCGGAAATCGGGAAGGAGAGCCGCTCGCCTACAGCATTGAAGAGGCCGAGTCGCAACTTGCGGAGATCTGTGATCTGTGGATCCATCACAACCGCGAGATCGTTCGCCCGATCGACGATAGCGTGGTCCGCGTGTTTCAGGAGCAGCAGGTGACGCTTCGCCTGGCCCGCGGGTTGGCGCCGCTGCGACTTGAGGTATCTTCGGACGAGAGCGCAGTCGCCTTGGGTGGGCAGATGAAGTCGGCCGTCGCGTTTTGCCATGGCGGCAGCGGCGTCTTGGGCCCGCATATCGGTGATCTGAGCAACCTGGCGACGCAAGAACGTTATCGACAGCAGTTCGCGGACTTGCAGTCGCTCTATCGCTTTTCGGCTGCGCACGGCGTATGCGATCAGCATCCTGGCTATTTCACGACCCAGGAAACTGCCGATCGATTCGGCGAGATCGACTCAGTGCAACATCATTACGCCCACGTGTTGGCGGCGATGCTGGAGCATGGGTTGCTCGATCAACCGATCATGGGAGTCGCTTGGGATGGAACCGGTTATGGCGCCGACGGAACCGTTTGGGGAGGAGAGTTCCTGGTGGCTCAGGGGAAATCATTCGAGCGGTTCGCCCACTTGCGCCCGTTCGCGCTGGCCGGAGGCGAAGCGTCGATTCGCGAACCGTGGAGGATTGCCGCCGCGCTACTGGGTGAGGCGGACGCTCACGACCACGTTCACTATCTTGAGACGCTGGAAGGCAAACGTCTGCCGGTGGAGATGATTCGGCAGATTCTTGGTAACGCACAATTCTCTCCGGTGACGACGAGCGCCGGCCGGCTTCTGGATGGCGTCGCGTCGTTGATCTTGCGACGGGAGCGGTGCGAGTACGAAGGGGAGCTGCCGATGATGTTGGAGGCGATCGCGGATCGCAGGGAAGCGGGAAGCTACGAGCTCGCCATTTGTGACGGAAAGGTTTTACAATTGGATTGGCGTCCGTTGGTGAGGCAAGTGCTCGAAGATCTTCGGGCGGAAGTGCCTCCCCAGCGCATCGCGATGCGAGTCCATCGCGGACTGGCGGCTGCGATCGTGGCGATCGGCCGGCGTCGACCGCAGCTTCCGCTGCTACTGACCGGGGGCGTTTTTCAGAATCGGATTCTCTGCGAATTGGTCGCTGACATGGCTAAGAACGAGAAGCTGGCGGTCTATCTTCCCGGCGCAATTCCGCCGGGCGATGGCGGTTTGGCGGCGGGGCAATTGGTTTCGGCGATTGGTAGGTGAGCTGGCGTCATGTGTTTGGCCGTACCGGGAAAAATTGTGCGCTGGATCGAACGAACGTCGCCGTTCGAGAGCGCCGCCGTCGAATTCGGAGGAGTGAGTCGCGAGGTGAGCATGGCCTGCGTTCCGGGGGCGAGCGTCGGGGACTATGTGCTGGTTCACGCCGGGATTGCGATTAGCGTCGTCAGTGCAAACGAAGCGGAGCGGCTGCTGCGCACGTTCGCTGAACTCGACGGAGAGGAGCCGGCGCCGTGAAGTATGTCGATGAGTTTCGCGACGCCGACGCTTGTCAGCAAATGGTAGAGGCGGTCCGCCGCCAGGCGACGCGCTGCTGGACGGTCATGGAAGTCTGCGGCGGGCAAACGCATGGGCTGTTGCGATGGGGAATCGATCAACAGCTGGATGGGGTCGTCAAACTGCTGCATGGCCCAGGCTGCCCGGTCTGCGTAACCGCGACATCCTTTATCGATAGGGCGGTAGCGCTATCGAAACGCCCCGGCGTCATTGTGACCAGCTTTGGCGACATGTTGCGCGTTCCCGGCTCGGACGAAAGTTTGTTACAGGCTCGCTGCGGCGGCGGCAACGTCAAGCTGGTTTACTCGCCGCTCGACGCAGTCCAGCTTGCCCGTGAGCAACCGGAGACCGAAGTCGTTTTCTTCGCCGTTGGTTTTGAGACGACGACGCCAGCGACCGCTTTGGCCGTGAAACAGGCGGCGGCCTGGAACCTGACGAACTTTTCGCTGCTCGTTGCCCATGTCCGCGTTCAGCCGGCGATGGAAATGATCGCGGCCGAAGAGCCGCGGCTCGTCGACGGATTCTTGGCGGCAGGGCATGTTTGTGCGGTGGCGGGGTATCGCAGCTATGAGTCGCTTGTTGCGCAGTATCAACTGCCGGTGGTGGTTACCGGATTTGAGCCGCTCGATTTGCTAATCGGCATTCGCGAGTGCGTGGAGCAACTGGAACGCCAGGCGCCGGCCCTCACGAATTGTTATTCCCGCTGCGTCGCGGAAGCGGGGAATCCGTACGCCCAGAATCATGTGGCCGACGTCTTTGAGGCGGTCGATCGTGAGTGGCGCGGGCTCGGCGTCATCGAGCAGGGAGGACTGGGCCTGAGACCGGAGTGGCGTCACTTTGATGCGACGCAGAAGTTTTCCGTGGAGCCGATGGTTGCGGACCAGTTGCCGATCTGTCCTGGCGGAGAGATCATGACGGGACGGCTGAAGCCGGTCGAATGTCCCTTCTTTGGCCGCGAGTGTACGCCGGAAACGCCGCTCGGGGCGCCGATGGTGAGTAGCGAAGGGGCGTGCGCCGCTTACTATCGTTATGCGTCGCCGCAGCGAAGCGTCCGCAGTCCGATTTAGAGTTCCCTTATGTCCGCGTTTCCGAACGACTGTCCGATTCCGCTCGCGTCTGATGAGTTCGTGACTCTTGCACATGGCGAGGGAGGGCGGGCCGCGCGACGTTTGATCGAAGAGCGAATCATCCCCAGACTCGGCAGCCCGCTGGCGCTGCAGATGGGAGATTCGGTCGAACTGCCGCCGCTTTCCGGCCCGCCGATGATGACGACCGATAGCTACGTCGTTTCCCCGCTCTTCTTTCCCGGCGGCGATATCGGCAAGCTGGCGATCTTTGGCACGATCAATGATTTGGCGGTTGCCGGAGCTCGCCCTCGTTGGATTTCGCTGGCGATGATCATCGAAGAAGGATTTGCGTTGATTGCGCTGGAGCAGATTCTGCAGTCAATCTCCGCTGCGGCGAACCTGGCCGACGTGCAGGTCGTGACCGGCGATACGAAGGTGGTTCCTCGAGGCGCCGCGGATGGGATCTTTCTAACGACGACGGGTCTGGGGGAACAGATTGATCCGGCGCCGCTGGGCCCGCAGCGGCTGAAGGTGGGCGACGTGATTATCGCCAGCGGGCCCATCGGCAAGCATGGCGTGGCGATCCTCGCCGCGCGGGAAAATCTTCGCTTCGACCCAATGCCGAAAAGCGATTGCGGATCGCTCTGGCCGGCGGTCGAGGCGCTGCGGCTTAGCGGCAGTCAAATCTGCGCAATGCGGGATGCGACGCGCGGCGGCGCTGCGGCGGTGCTGCAGGAATGGGGGGCCGCGAGTCAATTGACGATGGAGATTGAGGAGGCGGCGATTCCTGTCTCGCCGGAAGTTCGCGGCGTTTGCGAACTACTGGGGTTAGATCCTCTTCATCTGCCGAACGAAGGAACGATGCTCGTCGCGGTTCCGGAAGTTGGCGTCGATCAGGCGCTAGCGGCGCTACGCGGCTCGGGGAGGTCTCCTGATGCGGCGGTGATCGGCAGGGTGGCGGCGCGTCGCTCGGCGGCGGTCGTCATTCGGCGGGGACGTGGAATGGAGATTCCGCTCGACGATCCCCAAGGGGCGCCGCTGCCACGAATCTGCTAGGCGCCAACGGAGAAGCGGCGCAAAAAAACGCCCGGCTTGCACCGGGCGGGAGAACCCAAGAAAAAAAATTGGTGGATCCGAACCGTTATCACGATTAGTCGCCACTTGGGCGAGCGTCGAGTCCTAACAGGACTGCGAATGAATCGGATCCACCTTTCATCACTTGACTGGTCAACTTTTCGTCGACCAGCAAAGTCGGGCAATGTCCGTTCCGCTTTCGGCATTTTTTAAGCAGTCTTGGCTGCTCTGCCGGCGTCCGCCCATCCATCGCGATTTTCGCTCGCTACAACGTTCGGACGGCTTCGCGTCCATTGCTTGCCTTTCTACTGTTATTACGTGTGGGGTCAGAGGGCGGTTCGCGACAATCGATTTTTTTTTGAGGCGAATTCAGTATTATTTTTGGGCGGTTCGCCGTCGCCAGAGCCATTTGTCAATTTCGATGACCGGCACAATGGTAAAGGACAAAGCGATCACCACGACCC is a genomic window containing:
- a CDS encoding Ni/Fe hydrogenase subunit alpha, with protein sequence MNADSQPEERTIEVKAISRVEGEGKLYVKLQGESIEQVQLSIYEPPRFFESFLRGRQVHEVPDITARICGICPVAYQMSSCHALEKALGIAISPEIRLLRRLLYCGEWIESHCLHIYLLHAPDFLGYESGISMAVDHREAVERGLAMKKIGNQLVEILGGRAVHPINVTVGGFYRAPSVRDLKALLPRLEWGLEAALETVRWVSRFEFPDFPVPYELVSLKHPDEYPLSDGNVFSSAGLDVPVEEYETHFQETQLPHSTALYSARTPGDAFYLAGPLARLNNCYEQLLPTSKRALEESGLRFPLTNNFHSIVARAVEVVFAFEEAIRIVHSYQAELTPSRIPYEIRQGEGCHATEAPRGLLYHRYRIGEDPLIAEAKIVPPTAQNQGQIEADLREYLRQLLSLDDAAIAQKSEHMIRNYDPCISCATHFLQLTVDRGQDPASPKSE
- a CDS encoding HypC/HybG/HupF family hydrogenase formation chaperone, translated to MCLAVPGKIVRWIERTSPFESAAVEFGGVSREVSMACVPGASVGDYVLVHAGIAISVVSANEAERLLRTFAELDGEEPAP
- the hypF gene encoding carbamoyltransferase HypF, with amino-acid sequence MSAITDNAKVETAAQVALRISLAGRLQGIGVRPAIYRLAMELGVGGQVRNCPHGVELDVAGSQAQVAEFRRRLRSCLPGEANVTRESYADAPLARFSEFSILQDDSSAAIVTSVPVDVAVCADCLAEVRRPGDRRYRYLFNSCVKCGPRYSIIRRMPFERDSTAMAEFPLCDECRQEYSDVEDRRFHAQTISCPKCGPRIWSVSQAGEIERDQEAALEAAAAALLGGEIVALKGLGGYQLLVDATSDPAVERLRQRKGRASKPLAVMVRTEADAARMAVMNSVERHALTSSANPIVLLVAKRGATVARSVFPGLNTIGLFLPTTPLHDLLLERVGRPLVCTSGNREGEPLAYSIEEAESQLAEICDLWIHHNREIVRPIDDSVVRVFQEQQVTLRLARGLAPLRLEVSSDESAVALGGQMKSAVAFCHGGSGVLGPHIGDLSNLATQERYRQQFADLQSLYRFSAAHGVCDQHPGYFTTQETADRFGEIDSVQHHYAHVLAAMLEHGLLDQPIMGVAWDGTGYGADGTVWGGEFLVAQGKSFERFAHLRPFALAGGEASIREPWRIAAALLGEADAHDHVHYLETLEGKRLPVEMIRQILGNAQFSPVTTSAGRLLDGVASLILRRERCEYEGELPMMLEAIADRREAGSYELAICDGKVLQLDWRPLVRQVLEDLRAEVPPQRIAMRVHRGLAAAIVAIGRRRPQLPLLLTGGVFQNRILCELVADMAKNEKLAVYLPGAIPPGDGGLAAGQLVSAIGR
- the hypD gene encoding hydrogenase formation protein HypD, translating into MKYVDEFRDADACQQMVEAVRRQATRCWTVMEVCGGQTHGLLRWGIDQQLDGVVKLLHGPGCPVCVTATSFIDRAVALSKRPGVIVTSFGDMLRVPGSDESLLQARCGGGNVKLVYSPLDAVQLAREQPETEVVFFAVGFETTTPATALAVKQAAAWNLTNFSLLVAHVRVQPAMEMIAAEEPRLVDGFLAAGHVCAVAGYRSYESLVAQYQLPVVVTGFEPLDLLIGIRECVEQLERQAPALTNCYSRCVAEAGNPYAQNHVADVFEAVDREWRGLGVIEQGGLGLRPEWRHFDATQKFSVEPMVADQLPICPGGEIMTGRLKPVECPFFGRECTPETPLGAPMVSSEGACAAYYRYASPQRSVRSPI
- the hypB gene encoding hydrogenase nickel incorporation protein HypB, with the protein product MSTEIILEKDIRTLRRESAAAFQQRMERQGTFVVRLLSSPGSGKTTLLEQTARRLGDEYRVGVLVGDIATERDAERLAPLAATAQITTGGACHLELPLVEKILPQLGEEAFDFLFIEDVGNLVCPASHDLGEHFRVLVLSTTEGDDKPGKYPKAFRTSQAVVINKIDLLPYVPFSVEQAIADAKDVQGELVFFPVCALRGEGVDAWCDSLVERRRQMLTKNGGKE
- the hypE gene encoding hydrogenase expression/formation protein HypE, with the translated sequence MSAFPNDCPIPLASDEFVTLAHGEGGRAARRLIEERIIPRLGSPLALQMGDSVELPPLSGPPMMTTDSYVVSPLFFPGGDIGKLAIFGTINDLAVAGARPRWISLAMIIEEGFALIALEQILQSISAAANLADVQVVTGDTKVVPRGAADGIFLTTTGLGEQIDPAPLGPQRLKVGDVIIASGPIGKHGVAILAARENLRFDPMPKSDCGSLWPAVEALRLSGSQICAMRDATRGGAAAVLQEWGAASQLTMEIEEAAIPVSPEVRGVCELLGLDPLHLPNEGTMLVAVPEVGVDQALAALRGSGRSPDAAVIGRVAARRSAAVVIRRGRGMEIPLDDPQGAPLPRIC